The Nitrogeniibacter aestuarii genome has a window encoding:
- a CDS encoding molybdopterin-guanine dinucleotide biosynthesis protein MobB, with translation MTPRSGDLVLARIDRIGQHKGLETAQGRRVVLYEGDTIIVAYGARYAMNQFEAVVPGNLGPCHLVAAGGVAGDVLSAHQRMSRATAITPIGLVTDASGTPLNLRNYGIGPVRTSGRRPLTIAVLGSTMDAGKTTVTAQLIRGLTRAGWRVGAVKATGTASPRDVNQFRDAGARTVLDFSDLGVATTYQQPVDVVEALVSDLAAAASPGNDVVMLEVADGLLQQETAALIRSACFSNTVDGVLLAAGDPLCAMAGVSVLDTLGLPLLAVSGVLTSAPLAIREAGEAIRVPVIHTMALSDPGIADVLKLERQCQPRAVAA, from the coding sequence ATGACGCCCCGAAGCGGTGATCTGGTGTTGGCGCGGATTGACCGTATCGGTCAGCACAAAGGGCTCGAAACCGCCCAGGGGCGTCGCGTGGTGCTCTACGAGGGCGACACCATCATTGTCGCTTACGGGGCTCGATACGCGATGAACCAGTTCGAAGCGGTGGTGCCAGGCAACCTGGGCCCGTGCCATCTGGTGGCGGCCGGCGGTGTGGCAGGAGACGTCCTGAGCGCGCATCAGCGCATGAGCCGTGCGACCGCCATCACGCCCATCGGACTGGTGACTGATGCGTCGGGTACGCCGCTGAATTTGCGCAACTACGGGATCGGGCCGGTGCGCACGTCGGGCCGCCGCCCTCTGACCATTGCTGTGCTCGGCTCCACCATGGATGCGGGAAAGACGACCGTCACGGCGCAGTTGATCCGCGGGCTGACCCGCGCCGGGTGGCGTGTCGGCGCTGTCAAGGCCACCGGCACGGCGTCACCCCGGGACGTCAATCAGTTTCGCGATGCTGGCGCCCGGACGGTGCTGGATTTCTCCGACCTGGGGGTTGCGACGACCTACCAGCAACCGGTCGATGTGGTCGAGGCGCTCGTGAGCGATCTGGCGGCGGCCGCATCGCCGGGAAACGACGTGGTGATGCTCGAAGTGGCAGACGGTCTGCTCCAGCAGGAAACCGCGGCACTGATCCGGTCGGCCTGTTTCTCCAACACGGTCGATGGTGTCCTGTTGGCGGCCGGCGATCCACTGTGCGCCATGGCCGGCGTGTCGGTGCTCGATACGCTGGGCCTGCCCTTGCTGGCGGTGTCTGGCGTGCTCACCAGTGCACCGCTGGCGATTCGGGAAGCAGGCGAAGCGATCCGGGTGCCAGTGATCCACACCATGGCGCTGAGCGACCCTGGCATTGCTGATGTCCTCAAGCTTGAACGTCAGTGCCAGCCGCGGGCGGTGGCGGCCTGA
- a CDS encoding zinc-dependent alcohol dehydrogenase family protein, translated as MQAYQLTPGESIASLRLIDATEPTPGAHDVTVAIKAVSLNFRDLMIAAGHYPVGSDGPVVPCSDGAGTVIAVGDAVTRFKVGDTVAGSFFPDWIAGPQTAAGVARSLGANMPGMFAERVVLPETALVKAPAHMSAVEAATLPCAAVTAWNAMFDLGQLKPGQRVLLLGTGGVSIWALQMAHAAGLETLITSSSDDKLEQARALSARHTINYRNTPEWQDEVMALTGGEGVDLVVEVGGEGTLRRSVNSTRVGGLTVLIGGVSGFGGDFDPLGVILGARRMAGIFVGSRAMFEDMNRFLEITGIRPVIDKVFPFAQAQDAYEYMSAGKHFGKVVIEVGA; from the coding sequence ATGCAGGCCTACCAGCTCACCCCGGGCGAATCCATCGCCAGCCTCCGTCTGATCGACGCAACCGAACCCACGCCGGGCGCCCACGACGTCACCGTGGCAATCAAAGCCGTCTCGCTCAACTTCAGGGATCTCATGATCGCGGCCGGTCACTACCCGGTGGGCAGCGACGGTCCGGTGGTTCCCTGCTCGGACGGTGCAGGCACCGTGATCGCCGTGGGCGATGCCGTGACCCGATTCAAGGTGGGCGACACGGTCGCCGGCAGCTTCTTCCCCGACTGGATTGCCGGGCCCCAGACGGCAGCCGGCGTGGCGCGCTCCCTGGGGGCGAACATGCCCGGCATGTTCGCCGAGCGCGTCGTCCTGCCGGAGACGGCCCTGGTCAAGGCGCCTGCCCACATGAGTGCAGTCGAAGCCGCGACCCTGCCCTGCGCCGCGGTCACGGCCTGGAATGCCATGTTCGATCTTGGCCAGCTCAAACCCGGCCAGCGGGTCTTGCTGCTCGGCACCGGCGGGGTGTCCATCTGGGCACTGCAAATGGCGCATGCCGCAGGACTTGAGACGCTGATCACTTCATCGAGCGACGATAAACTCGAACAGGCCCGCGCCCTGAGCGCCAGGCACACCATCAATTACCGCAACACCCCCGAGTGGCAGGACGAAGTGATGGCCCTCACCGGCGGGGAGGGCGTTGATCTGGTCGTCGAAGTCGGCGGTGAAGGCACTCTGCGCCGATCGGTCAACAGCACACGCGTGGGGGGGCTGACCGTACTCATCGGCGGCGTCAGCGGCTTCGGCGGGGATTTTGATCCGCTTGGCGTCATTCTCGGCGCGCGTCGCATGGCCGGGATTTTCGTCGGCAGTCGCGCCATGTTCGAAGACATGAACCGCTTCCTCGAGATCACCGGCATCCGACCGGTGATCGACAAGGTTTTCCCGTTCGCCCAGGCACAGGACGCCTACGAGTACATGAGTGCAGGCAAACACTTTGGTAAGGTGGTGATCGAGGTCGGCGCCTGA
- the ssb gene encoding single-stranded DNA-binding protein has protein sequence MASVNKVIIVGNLGRDPEIRYAPSGDAICNVSIATTDTWRDKQTGEKRENTEWHRVVFFGKLAEIAGQYLKKGRPVYVEGSLRTRKWQDQNGQDRYTTEIRANEMQMLGGRGEGGDVPMGGGDDYGAPAQSSRPAPRQAPAQGGSAPAPSSSGGGFGDFDDDIPF, from the coding sequence ATGGCATCGGTCAACAAGGTCATCATCGTCGGCAACCTGGGCCGCGATCCTGAAATCCGCTACGCCCCGTCGGGTGACGCGATCTGCAATGTGAGCATCGCCACCACCGATACCTGGCGCGACAAGCAGACCGGCGAGAAGCGTGAGAACACCGAGTGGCACCGCGTGGTCTTCTTCGGCAAGCTGGCCGAGATCGCGGGGCAGTATCTCAAGAAAGGTCGTCCGGTGTATGTGGAAGGCAGCCTGCGCACGCGCAAGTGGCAGGATCAGAACGGTCAGGACCGCTACACCACCGAAATTCGCGCCAACGAGATGCAGATGCTCGGTGGCCGCGGTGAAGGTGGCGACGTGCCCATGGGCGGTGGTGATGATTACGGTGCGCCTGCCCAGAGCAGCCGCCCGGCGCCGCGCCAGGCGCCTGCGCAGGGCGGTAGTGCGCCGGCCCCGTCGTCTTCTGGCGGTGGTTTTGGTGATTTCGACGACGACATTCCGTTCTGA
- a CDS encoding MFS transporter: MTPAERRTGASLAGIFGLRMLGLFLILPVFAIHARGLPGGDSLTLVGLALGIYGLTQACLQIPFGMASDRFGRKPVIIAGLLLFAVGSAIAAMSTDIYWVIAGRAIQGAGAISAAVTALAADLTREQHRTKVMAMIGSSIGMVFAVSLVAAPVLYAAIGMSGIFWLTAGLALLAIVVLRRVVPNPPKVEAKPVRFKGVLRNTQLLRLNLGIFTLHLVQMAMFVVIPAALVAKGGLPVASHWKVYLPAVLVSFLFMVPAIIVAERKNRLKPIFMSAIVLLALTQVGFLFGRTGLWPIALGLVFFFVAFNILEATLPSLVSRVAPPNAKGAALGVYNTTQALGLFLGASLGGWLNQHVGADSVFILTTVLAVLWFAAAATMLPPPKVASKSYPIGDGVDIEALRAKIVDLPGVREAVIETEARMAHLKVNLDRWDEARLRQLIGGEI; the protein is encoded by the coding sequence ATGACTCCTGCTGAACGCCGAACCGGCGCCTCGCTCGCGGGCATCTTCGGCTTGCGCATGCTCGGGCTGTTCCTGATCCTGCCGGTGTTCGCGATTCATGCGCGGGGCCTGCCGGGGGGTGACAGCCTGACGCTGGTGGGGCTCGCGCTGGGTATCTACGGGCTGACCCAGGCCTGTCTGCAGATTCCCTTCGGCATGGCCTCCGACCGCTTCGGGCGCAAGCCGGTCATCATTGCCGGGCTGCTGCTGTTTGCCGTCGGGTCAGCCATTGCCGCCATGTCCACAGACATCTACTGGGTGATCGCCGGGCGTGCCATTCAGGGGGCGGGCGCCATTTCTGCCGCTGTGACCGCGCTGGCCGCGGATCTCACGCGGGAGCAGCATCGCACCAAGGTCATGGCCATGATCGGATCCAGTATCGGCATGGTGTTTGCCGTGTCGCTGGTGGCTGCGCCCGTGCTGTATGCCGCGATTGGCATGTCGGGGATCTTCTGGCTGACCGCCGGGCTGGCCCTGCTGGCGATCGTCGTGCTGCGCCGCGTGGTGCCGAATCCGCCCAAGGTGGAGGCCAAGCCGGTTCGCTTCAAAGGCGTGCTGCGCAATACCCAGTTGCTCCGCCTGAACCTGGGGATCTTCACCCTGCACCTGGTGCAGATGGCCATGTTCGTGGTGATCCCGGCGGCGCTGGTGGCCAAAGGCGGGCTGCCGGTGGCTTCGCACTGGAAAGTCTATCTGCCGGCTGTGCTGGTGAGCTTCCTTTTCATGGTGCCGGCCATCATCGTGGCCGAACGCAAGAACCGGCTCAAGCCCATCTTCATGAGCGCAATCGTCCTGCTGGCGCTCACGCAGGTCGGGTTCCTGTTCGGCCGCACCGGGCTGTGGCCGATTGCCCTCGGGCTGGTGTTCTTTTTCGTGGCGTTCAACATTCTTGAGGCGACCCTGCCCTCATTGGTGTCGCGCGTGGCGCCGCCCAATGCGAAGGGTGCCGCCTTGGGGGTCTATAACACCACGCAGGCCCTCGGGTTGTTCCTGGGGGCAAGCCTGGGGGGCTGGCTCAACCAGCACGTCGGTGCCGATAGCGTGTTCATCCTGACCACAGTGCTGGCCGTGCTCTGGTTCGCCGCAGCGGCGACCATGTTGCCGCCACCCAAGGTGGCGTCGAAGAGTTATCCCATCGGTGACGGGGTGGACATCGAGGCGCTTCGTGCGAAGATTGTGGATCTGCCCGGCGTGCGCGAGGCGGTCATCGAAACTGAAGCGCGTATGGCGCATTTGAAAGTGAATCTGGACCGGTGGGATGAAGCCCGCCTGCGCCAACTCATCGGAGGAGAAATCTGA
- the uvrA gene encoding excinuclease ABC subunit UvrA: MDDIRIRGARTHNLKNINLDLPRNRLTVITGLSGSGKSSLAFDTLYAEGQRRYVESLSAYARQFLQLMEKPDVDLIEGLSPAISIEQKATSHNPRSTVGTVTEIHDYLRLLYARAGIPHCPDHPEHPLEAQSVSQMVDHVLSLPDETKLMILAPVVSGRKGEQLELFAELRAQGFVRVRVNGEVFELDAAPKLDKNKRHDVDVVIDRLKVRADARQRLAESFETALTHAEGRAIALEMDSGDTHLFSSRFACPVCSFALAELEPRLFSFNNPAGACPKCDGLGLMEFFDPTRVVAHPHLSLAGGAIRGWDRRNQFYFQMLTSLARHYTFDVETPFDELPESVREVVLYGSGRTTIAFNYLSDSGRAVLKEHAFEGIIPNLERRFRETDSITVRDELAKLRAEQPCPTCGGTRLRAEARHVRIGERNLPEVSQMPLAEAARFFDSLELSGHRAQVADKIVREITSRLQFLINVGLNYLTLHRSADTLSGGEAQRIRLASQIGSGLTGVMYVLDEPSIGLHQRDNDRLLGTLKRLRDMGNTVIVVEHDEDAIRAADHVVDMGPGAGEHGGEVIAEGLPEDIALDEASLTGAYLSGRRTIPVPAQRTEPQADRQLELIHCQGNNLKNVSVSIPVGLLTCVTGVSGSGKSTLINDTLYAVAAKHLYGSNTDPAPHETIEGLAFFDKVINVDQSPIGRTPRSNPATYTGLLTPIRELFAGVPDARARGYGPGRFSFNVKGGRCEACQGDGLIKVEMHFLPDMYVPCDVCHGKRYNRETLEIRYKGRTIHDVLEMTVEQALDFFSPVPVVARKLQTLMDVGLGYIRLGQSATTLSGGEAQRVKLSLELSKRDTGRTLYILDEPTTGLHFHDIELLLGVLHRLRDHGNTVVVIEHNLDVIKTADWLLDLGPEGGDGGGTIVATGTPEDIAATAASHTGRYLAPLLNKGH; this comes from the coding sequence ATGGACGATATTCGAATCCGCGGGGCACGCACCCATAACCTCAAGAACATCAACCTGGATCTGCCGCGCAACCGGCTGACGGTGATCACGGGCCTGTCGGGCTCAGGCAAATCCTCACTTGCCTTCGACACCCTGTACGCCGAGGGGCAGCGTCGTTATGTGGAGTCGCTTTCCGCGTACGCCCGCCAGTTCCTGCAGCTCATGGAAAAGCCGGACGTCGATCTCATCGAGGGGCTGTCGCCGGCCATTTCGATCGAACAGAAAGCAACCAGCCACAATCCGCGCTCGACCGTGGGCACCGTGACCGAGATTCACGACTATCTGCGCCTGTTGTACGCACGCGCCGGCATCCCGCATTGTCCCGACCACCCGGAGCATCCGCTCGAGGCCCAGAGCGTGAGCCAGATGGTCGACCATGTGCTGTCGCTGCCGGACGAGACCAAGCTCATGATCCTGGCGCCGGTAGTCAGCGGTCGCAAGGGCGAACAGCTCGAACTGTTTGCCGAACTGCGCGCACAGGGCTTCGTGCGCGTGCGGGTCAATGGCGAGGTGTTCGAACTCGATGCCGCGCCAAAGCTCGACAAGAACAAGCGCCATGATGTGGATGTGGTCATTGACCGCCTCAAGGTCCGGGCGGACGCCCGTCAGCGGCTGGCCGAATCTTTCGAGACCGCGCTGACCCACGCCGAGGGGCGCGCCATCGCGCTGGAGATGGACAGCGGCGACACCCATCTGTTTTCCTCGCGCTTCGCCTGCCCGGTCTGCAGCTTCGCCCTGGCCGAACTCGAACCCCGTCTGTTCTCCTTCAACAACCCGGCCGGCGCCTGCCCGAAATGCGACGGTCTCGGCCTGATGGAGTTCTTCGATCCGACCCGGGTGGTGGCACACCCGCACCTCTCGCTCGCCGGCGGCGCCATCAGGGGCTGGGATCGCCGCAACCAGTTCTACTTCCAGATGCTCACCTCGCTGGCACGGCACTACACCTTCGACGTCGAGACCCCGTTCGATGAATTGCCCGAGAGCGTGCGCGAGGTGGTGCTGTACGGAAGCGGCCGCACGACCATCGCATTCAACTATCTGTCGGACAGTGGCCGCGCCGTGCTCAAGGAGCATGCCTTCGAAGGCATCATTCCCAATCTGGAGCGGCGTTTTCGCGAAACGGACTCGATCACCGTACGGGACGAACTGGCGAAATTGCGCGCCGAACAACCCTGCCCGACCTGTGGCGGCACGCGGCTGCGGGCCGAGGCACGTCACGTGCGCATCGGGGAGCGCAACCTGCCCGAGGTCAGTCAGATGCCCCTGGCCGAGGCTGCCCGGTTTTTTGACTCACTCGAGCTGTCGGGGCACCGCGCACAGGTGGCAGACAAGATCGTGCGCGAGATCACCAGCCGCCTGCAGTTTCTCATCAATGTCGGCTTGAACTACCTCACCCTCCACCGCTCCGCCGACACCCTGTCGGGCGGAGAAGCACAGCGCATCCGGCTTGCCAGCCAGATCGGCTCCGGCCTGACCGGCGTCATGTACGTGCTCGACGAGCCCTCCATCGGCCTGCACCAGCGTGACAACGACCGCCTGCTCGGCACGCTCAAGCGCCTGCGCGACATGGGCAACACGGTGATCGTCGTCGAACACGACGAAGACGCCATACGGGCGGCCGATCACGTGGTCGACATGGGCCCGGGTGCGGGTGAGCACGGCGGCGAAGTGATTGCCGAAGGCCTGCCGGAAGACATCGCGCTCGATGAGGCCTCTCTGACCGGCGCCTACCTTTCCGGACGGCGAACGATTCCGGTCCCCGCCCAGCGGACCGAGCCGCAGGCCGACCGGCAACTCGAACTGATTCATTGCCAGGGCAACAATCTCAAGAACGTGAGCGTCTCCATCCCGGTCGGCCTGCTCACGTGCGTGACCGGCGTGTCGGGCTCGGGCAAGTCCACGCTGATCAACGACACGCTCTATGCCGTTGCCGCAAAGCATCTCTATGGCTCGAATACGGACCCGGCACCCCACGAAACCATCGAGGGGCTGGCCTTCTTCGACAAGGTCATCAATGTGGACCAGTCGCCGATCGGCCGCACGCCGCGCTCGAACCCGGCCACCTATACCGGCTTGCTGACCCCCATCCGCGAACTGTTTGCCGGGGTGCCCGACGCCCGTGCCCGCGGCTACGGGCCGGGTCGTTTTTCATTCAACGTGAAAGGCGGCCGCTGTGAGGCTTGCCAGGGTGACGGCCTGATCAAGGTCGAGATGCACTTCCTGCCCGACATGTACGTGCCTTGCGATGTATGCCACGGCAAGCGCTACAACCGGGAAACGCTCGAAATCCGCTACAAGGGCCGCACCATCCACGACGTGCTCGAGATGACGGTCGAGCAGGCACTCGACTTCTTCTCGCCGGTGCCGGTGGTGGCGCGCAAGCTGCAGACGCTCATGGATGTGGGGCTGGGCTACATCCGCCTCGGCCAGAGCGCAACCACCCTCTCCGGTGGCGAGGCCCAGCGCGTCAAACTATCGCTTGAACTGTCCAAACGGGATACGGGTCGCACACTCTACATCCTCGACGAACCCACCACCGGTCTGCACTTCCATGACATCGAGCTCCTGCTCGGCGTGCTGCATCGGCTGCGCGACCATGGCAATACCGTGGTGGTGATCGAACACAACCTTGATGTCATCAAAACCGCAGACTGGCTGCTGGATCTCGGCCCGGAAGGTGGCGACGGCGGCGGCACCATCGTGGCCACCGGCACCCCTGAGGACATCGCCGCCACGGCAGCCAGCCATACCGGCCGCTATCTGGCGCCCTTGCTCAACAAGGGGCATTGA
- a CDS encoding mechanosensitive ion channel family protein translates to MNLELSLDQLIRWLNTPLFSVGETDVNAMRIVGLVLILILSWWAARMIERTMVRLSSGRKTGMSDSALYALGRIMRYVIWIIGSVIGLSFIGFDLGSLAIMGGALGVGIGFGLQNIFSNLISGIIILLEKTLKVGDFVDLESGVMGRVAEINMRYTRIITNDAVDVLVPNSEFINGRVVNWTFGDSLRRIRVPFGVAYGTDKDMVRDVVLEAARSIEDTVEDATHQTEVWLVSFGESSLDFELLVWVGESGVRAPGRMLAKYLWAVETALSGAQIEIPFPQRDLHVRSGRLEVAMPEPADQGRPA, encoded by the coding sequence ATGAATCTGGAACTGTCGCTGGATCAGCTCATCCGCTGGTTGAATACCCCGCTTTTCTCGGTGGGTGAAACCGACGTCAACGCGATGCGGATAGTCGGTCTCGTGCTGATTCTGATTCTGTCCTGGTGGGCGGCGCGCATGATCGAGCGGACCATGGTTCGCCTGTCGTCTGGCCGCAAGACCGGCATGAGCGACTCGGCGCTGTATGCGCTGGGCCGGATCATGCGCTACGTGATCTGGATCATCGGCTCGGTGATCGGCCTGAGTTTCATCGGTTTCGATCTCGGTTCTCTGGCCATCATGGGCGGCGCGCTCGGTGTCGGCATCGGCTTCGGGTTGCAGAATATCTTCAGCAACCTCATCTCGGGCATCATCATCCTGCTTGAAAAAACCCTGAAAGTGGGTGACTTCGTCGACCTGGAGTCCGGCGTCATGGGGCGCGTGGCCGAAATCAACATGCGCTACACCCGGATCATCACCAATGATGCGGTTGACGTGCTCGTGCCGAACTCCGAGTTCATCAACGGGCGTGTCGTGAACTGGACCTTCGGTGATTCGCTGCGTCGGATTCGCGTCCCTTTCGGTGTGGCCTACGGGACCGACAAGGACATGGTGCGGGATGTGGTGCTTGAGGCCGCGCGATCAATCGAGGACACCGTCGAAGATGCGACTCACCAGACGGAGGTGTGGCTGGTGAGTTTCGGCGAAAGCTCGCTCGATTTCGAACTGCTGGTCTGGGTGGGGGAGTCCGGCGTCCGGGCGCCCGGACGGATGCTCGCCAAATACCTTTGGGCTGTCGAGACGGCGCTGAGCGGCGCGCAGATCGAGATTCCATTCCCGCAGCGCGATCTGCATGTGCGCAGCGGCCGGCTGGAGGTCGCCATGCCCGAGCCAGCAGATCAGGGCCGGCCGGCGTAG
- a CDS encoding MarR family winged helix-turn-helix transcriptional regulator has translation MNPSAHEALRLFRSIYAAVRHHLQNIERQCGASGAQVWALATVSRQPGIRVTELAAAMAIHPSTASNLVAKAERAGLVRRERSRRDQRVVHLYLTESGGEVLAKAPEPVAGLLPDALGRLPDDILDRLRDDLQTLASTMSVKVDAADKPFSEL, from the coding sequence TTGAACCCCTCCGCACATGAGGCGCTGCGGCTGTTTCGCTCCATTTACGCCGCAGTACGCCACCACCTCCAGAATATCGAACGTCAATGCGGCGCCAGTGGTGCCCAGGTCTGGGCGCTGGCGACCGTGTCGCGCCAGCCCGGCATCCGGGTCACCGAGCTGGCGGCGGCCATGGCGATTCATCCGTCGACCGCGAGCAATCTGGTGGCCAAGGCCGAGCGCGCAGGCCTGGTCCGTCGAGAGCGTTCCAGGCGTGACCAGCGGGTCGTGCATCTTTATCTGACCGAGTCTGGTGGCGAGGTGCTGGCCAAGGCGCCCGAACCGGTGGCCGGTCTTCTGCCCGATGCGCTGGGGCGCTTGCCCGACGACATCCTTGACCGCTTGCGGGATGATCTCCAGACGCTTGCGTCGACCATGTCGGTGAAGGTCGACGCGGCGGACAAGCCATTCTCCGAACTCTGA